The Treponema sp. Marseille-Q3903 genomic interval CTTAGTCCAAAAAGAGTAATTCACCGTAAGGTGCAGCGCGGTCGTGAAAAAGGAAATGCGACTCGCGATAACTATATTGACTTCGGAGACATCGCTCTCGTAGCTATGGAGCCGACTTGGCTTGATGCTAGAGTTATTGAAGCAGCCCGTGTTGCTATCAATCGTAAACTCGACCGTAAAGGCAATGTTTGGATTCGTGTTTTTCCAGACAAGCCTATTACAAAGAAACCTGCCGAAGTTCGTATGGGTAAAGGTAAAGGTGCTCCAGATCATTGGGCAGCTGTTATCAAACCAGGTACAATTTTGTTTGAAGTTGGAGGAGTTGACATTGAGCTGGCGCACAGAGCCCTTGAACTCGCTGCCGATAAACTTCCAGTTATCGCTAAAATAGTTGTTAAGCCAACACGTGACTAGGAGGAATAAGATGGCTGATTCAAAGAAAAAGAATGACAAAGAACTGTCTTATAAAGAACTTGTAGCAAAACGTGATGGACTTAAGAAGGAATACATGGATCTCCGTTTTAAGATGGTGATTTCTCATGTAGATAACCCAATGCAGAAACGTACAATGCGTCGCGAAATAGCACGTTTGAATACGTTCATCCAGCAAAAAGAACTTGCTGGAGAAAACAAGTAGGAGCTGAACCGTGGAAGACAAGACTGTTCAGACTGTAGAGAAAAAGGTTACAAAACGTTCTTTCGTTGGTATCGTAACTAGCGATAAAATGGACAAATCTATTGTTGTTACAATTGCAACAAAGAAAATGGACCGTCTCTACAAGAAGTATGTAACTAGAACAAAGAAGTACATGGCACATGATGAAAAAAATGATGCACATGTAGGTGATACAGTACGTATTGTTGAATGTAGACCTCTGAGCAGACATAAATGCTGGAGACTTGCAGAAATCATTGAGCGTGCTAAATAAGGTTAGGAGTTATAAGTTATGATTCAAATGCAATCTTGTATGACAGTCGCTGATAACTCTGGTGCAAAAATTGCTCAGTGTATTAAAGTTATCGGCGGTTCACACCGCAGATATGCTGGTATTGGGGACATTGTAGTTGTAGCAATTAAAGACGCTATTCCTACATCAACAATCAAAAAGGGTACAATCGAAAAAGCAGTAATTGTACGCCAAGCAAAAGAATACCGCCGTCCTGATGGAACTTACATTCGTTTTGATGATAACGCTTGCGTAATCGTTGACGATAACAAGAACCCAAAAGGAAAACGTATTTTTGGACCTGTTGCTCGTGAGCTTCGTGATATGGACTTTATGAAAATCGTATCATTAGCTCCAGAGGTTCTCTAAGGAGTGATGAAATGTTGAAAAAATCAAAAATCCGCAAGAACGATACAGTGCAGGTAATCGCTGGTAAAGATAAGGGTAAACGAGGGACTGTTGTAAACGTTATCCTTAAAAAAGATGCTGTAATTGTATCTGGTGTAAACATTGTTAAAAAAGCAATGAAAAAGAAGAGTCAGCAGGATCAGGGCGGTATCGCTGAGATTGAAGCTCCTCTTAATATTTCAAATGTAGCGATCGTGTGTAAAAAATGCGGTCCTACAAAAATCGGTTATAAAATCGACGGCGACAAGAAAGTTCGTGTTTGCCGTAAATGTGGAGATGTTCTGTAATGGCAAATTACGTACCTCGGCTTAAGAAAGTCTATAAAGACAAAATCGCACCCGCTTTGATGAAAGATTTCAACTACACGACTCCTATGCAGATTCCTGCAATTAAGAA includes:
- the rplP gene encoding 50S ribosomal protein L16, whose product is MPLSPKRVIHRKVQRGREKGNATRDNYIDFGDIALVAMEPTWLDARVIEAARVAINRKLDRKGNVWIRVFPDKPITKKPAEVRMGKGKGAPDHWAAVIKPGTILFEVGGVDIELAHRALELAADKLPVIAKIVVKPTRD
- the rpmC gene encoding 50S ribosomal protein L29 is translated as MADSKKKNDKELSYKELVAKRDGLKKEYMDLRFKMVISHVDNPMQKRTMRREIARLNTFIQQKELAGENK
- the rpsQ gene encoding 30S ribosomal protein S17; translation: MEDKTVQTVEKKVTKRSFVGIVTSDKMDKSIVVTIATKKMDRLYKKYVTRTKKYMAHDEKNDAHVGDTVRIVECRPLSRHKCWRLAEIIERAK
- the rplN gene encoding 50S ribosomal protein L14, with the translated sequence MIQMQSCMTVADNSGAKIAQCIKVIGGSHRRYAGIGDIVVVAIKDAIPTSTIKKGTIEKAVIVRQAKEYRRPDGTYIRFDDNACVIVDDNKNPKGKRIFGPVARELRDMDFMKIVSLAPEVL
- the rplX gene encoding 50S ribosomal protein L24, coding for MLKKSKIRKNDTVQVIAGKDKGKRGTVVNVILKKDAVIVSGVNIVKKAMKKKSQQDQGGIAEIEAPLNISNVAIVCKKCGPTKIGYKIDGDKKVRVCRKCGDVL